In Maridesulfovibrio sp., the genomic stretch TGGATGCCGTGAGTACAGTTGAAGCAGCGCCGAAGTCAACTGCGAAGCCGCGGGTGTTAGTCAGAACTGTGATTTTTTCACCAACAGTACCCATAACCCTGTGACCCATAAGCGCAATACCTATGGCAATACCCAGTCCGCCCATAACAAGAAGTCCCATAGGAACATCTGCTTTGGCAAGCAGAACATGCTCTTTTGAGATCAGGTAGATAGCTGCTACCGGGCCGATGGCGTTGGCAACATCGTTTGCACCTTGCGAAAGGGCTACGTAGCAGGAAGTACCGACCTGTAGCTTACGGAAGGTGGCTTCAACTGCTTCTGCTCCATCTTCGGGGTCTCCGACAATCTTATTGATGGCGATGCGTCCGGCAAGCCAGACCAGAGCTGCTATACCGAAAGCGAGAGCAAGTGAGCCCAGGAAAGGAAGTTTCAGGCTTTTGCCCATTGGTGTTTTATAGAGAAAGGAAAGGGAGATTAGCAGAACTGTCAGCCCCATCCAGATGGGAGCCCATTTTTTAGCCTGATAGATAAAATCCTTTTTGAAGAGGATTGTTTTCCTGATGTGGGTGAAGATGGCAAAGGCGATAATTGCCGCGAAGAACGGCGAAATGATCCAAGACATTACAATCCCGACCATTTTCAGCCAGTTGACCACATCAGGACCGCCGGCAACAAGTCCGAATCCCAGAATCGCACCGACAATAGAGTGGGTGGATGAAACCGGCAGTGCGGTCAGGGTTGATATAAGTACCCATACTCCAGCTGCAAGCAGTGCCGAGAACATGCCGATCATAATAATTTTAGGATCGGAGATGGCTGCAGGGTTGATGATTCCCTTACTGACTGTTGCCGTTACGTGCGAACCCAGTAAGACCGCACCTGCAAAGTTCAGTGTCCCTGCGATCAGTACTGCCTGCCGGATAGTGATAGCTTTAGCTCCGACGGCGGAGGCCATGGAGTTGGCTACGTCGTTGGCACCAAGGTTGAAAGCCATCATGAACCCTGCAAACAGGGACATGTAGAAAAACAGATCGTAAATATCCATTAGAGATAATCCCCTTATTATGAATCCTGAACGGATTCAGAAGCTCGTTCAGCTGTTACCGGGAGTTTCACACAAAATGAAGATCCGGTCCCAGTTTCTGCGTCAACCGGGCTTTCCACCCAGATGTCGCCATTGAAGTTTCGCGCAAGGCTGCGGCACAAAGCGAGTCCCAGTCCGGAACTTCCCTGCCCCACAGCGTTTTCATCCAATTTGAAAAATCTTTCGAAAATACGTTCTTTATCAGCGGGAGCAATACCCGGACCTTCATCAACCACTTTGACCACTGCGTAGCCGCCTGTAATTTCACCCTGAACATTAACTTTGGTATTTGCCGGGGCATATTTGATGGCATTTTCAATGAGGTTGTCGAAAATCTGGACCAGACCTTCATTGGTCCCGGTGACTTTTACCTGCGGTAATTCTCCCCGGTTCAGGCAAATCATTTTGCTTTCCGCCGTAGAGAGGAGGTTGGCCATGCTCAAGGTTATACATTTATGAAGATCGGTCGGTTTCGTGCGCAGTTTCTTTCCTGAATATTCACTGCGGGCCAGTGCGAACATGCCGGTGATAACCTTTGACATATGGTCAGCGTTATCACGGATGGTCCCGAGAAATTTGGTCAGAATTTTTGGGTCATCCGGCGGATTGTCGATCAGGGTTTCTGAATAGCCCTTGATGCTGGTCAGCGGGGTGCGCAGTTGGTGGGAGGCGTTGGAAACGAAATCCCTGAGAACTTTTTCCACCCGTCTGACTTCACTTATATCATGGAAAACAAGGATCAGTTTGCGACGTTCTTTGTAGTCCATATAGGAACAGATTGTCACGTTCATGGAACGGCCGTCAGCGAGGTCAAGAATCAACGATTTCGGTCCCTTGTCACTGTCGTTTTTAATTATCTCGTCAACTGCGTCCTGTATTTCATGCTTGGTTAACACTTCAAGCGGCGCCCTGCCGATAAATTCTTGAGTATCAGGGACTAGCTCAGTCATTGATTTATTGACTGATTCAATTTTGCCGTGCGGATTAAGAACCATGATCCCTTCGGTCATGTTTTCGAACATGGCATCCAGCTGGTTGCGCTGGTCTTCTATGATTCTAATGTGCCCTTTGATTCTATGGGCCATGTTGTTGATGGATTCAGCCATCAGTTTGTATTCACCGCCCGGGATGACACGTATACGCTTATCGTAATCCCCTTCGCCAATGGCCTGGGCAGTAGCGGAAACTTCTTTGACTGCTGCAGTTGTCTGGCGGCCTACAAAAATGAGAATTATGGCGGCCCCGAAAGTAAGCATGACAAGCAGTACTGCCAGGTGGAGCATAACGCGGTCAAGCCTTTCCCCTATGACCGAATAGGGCATTGCAAGACGTAGAAAATCACCCTGATTGTCCATGGCTTGTGCCACGTAGAGCATTCTGGTTTGTAAGGTGGTGCTGTAGCGGATGTTCTTTCCGGTGCCGGCGGCTTCGGCAGCAATTACTTCTGGGCGGTTGGAGTGATCGTCAAGTTCTGGCAGCCGTTCAGTTTTTACACTTGAATCGGCAAGAACCTTACCGCCTTTAATATATGTAATGCGGATATCAAGATGGGAGCCCAGTTCTTTTATTTCATCCTGAAATTTAGAACTTCCGGGTTTAACAGGACTGTGGCTGATTTTCCATCGCACATAATTAAGCAGGCGGGAGGTATTCTGATTGCTGGAGCTGGTAAGTTCTTCGGTAACTGTTCCATAATAGAACCAGAAACTCAGCAGCAGGGTGCAGAGCATTATGGCCCAGCCCCAGAGCAGAATTTTCATGTGCAGAGATTTATTTGGCAAAAAAAGTCCTCCCTGAGGATTGTCCTGAGCAAAAAGAAAATAACTTTTTTGTGACAGAGGAGTAACAAGCACGTTAGAATGCTTAGGTCAAGTTTTGTTACAAATAGCAATATATATCTTAAGCAATTAAAATGTAAAAAATTGTTTGACTATAGCTGATTTGGGAGAGCAAAAGCTATTGTTACAATACTGTGACAATTGGATTTTGTCAGCAAAGAGTTGCTGTAATGGACAGAATAACAGCTATAAAAAAGAATCATAGATAAGGGATATTGAAGGGGCGATCATTTTAGTTTATCAATTGACTCAGCAAATCGAAATGAATCATGATAGGGCGAAATATAGATGTCAGAAAAAGTAGAAAAAGCGATTCAGGAATTAGTTCTGAACGGACCTGTTCCAATTGAGGAATTGGCTGAGAAGCTGGGTAAGTCACCGAAAACCCTTGCGCGTGAGGTTAACCCGGAAGACAAGAAAGCCAAACTCGGCGCGGAAACACTTGTCGAAATTATGCGTATTACGGGTGGGGTGGAGCCTTTGCGTCTGATGGCAGAGGAATTGGACCTGACTATAGA encodes the following:
- a CDS encoding ATP-binding protein, whose product is MPNKSLHMKILLWGWAIMLCTLLLSFWFYYGTVTEELTSSSNQNTSRLLNYVRWKISHSPVKPGSSKFQDEIKELGSHLDIRITYIKGGKVLADSSVKTERLPELDDHSNRPEVIAAEAAGTGKNIRYSTTLQTRMLYVAQAMDNQGDFLRLAMPYSVIGERLDRVMLHLAVLLVMLTFGAAIILIFVGRQTTAAVKEVSATAQAIGEGDYDKRIRVIPGGEYKLMAESINNMAHRIKGHIRIIEDQRNQLDAMFENMTEGIMVLNPHGKIESVNKSMTELVPDTQEFIGRAPLEVLTKHEIQDAVDEIIKNDSDKGPKSLILDLADGRSMNVTICSYMDYKERRKLILVFHDISEVRRVEKVLRDFVSNASHQLRTPLTSIKGYSETLIDNPPDDPKILTKFLGTIRDNADHMSKVITGMFALARSEYSGKKLRTKPTDLHKCITLSMANLLSTAESKMICLNRGELPQVKVTGTNEGLVQIFDNLIENAIKYAPANTKVNVQGEITGGYAVVKVVDEGPGIAPADKERIFERFFKLDENAVGQGSSGLGLALCRSLARNFNGDIWVESPVDAETGTGSSFCVKLPVTAERASESVQDS
- a CDS encoding phage regulatory CII family protein, which codes for MSEKVEKAIQELVLNGPVPIEELAEKLGKSPKTLAREVNPEDKKAKLGAETLVEIMRITGGVEPLRLMAEELDLTIESLD
- a CDS encoding inorganic phosphate transporter — encoded protein: MDIYDLFFYMSLFAGFMMAFNLGANDVANSMASAVGAKAITIRQAVLIAGTLNFAGAVLLGSHVTATVSKGIINPAAISDPKIIMIGMFSALLAAGVWVLISTLTALPVSSTHSIVGAILGFGLVAGGPDVVNWLKMVGIVMSWIISPFFAAIIAFAIFTHIRKTILFKKDFIYQAKKWAPIWMGLTVLLISLSFLYKTPMGKSLKLPFLGSLALAFGIAALVWLAGRIAINKIVGDPEDGAEAVEATFRKLQVGTSCYVALSQGANDVANAIGPVAAIYLISKEHVLLAKADVPMGLLVMGGLGIAIGIALMGHRVMGTVGEKITVLTNTRGFAVDFGAASTVLTASNLGLPVSSTHAAVGAVVGVGLARGFSAVNFKILGRIVLYWVLTVPIAAITSITIFSLLKWACI